From Butyricimonas paravirosa, one genomic window encodes:
- a CDS encoding RNA recognition motif domain-containing protein, with amino-acid sequence MNIYISNLSYDVNDSDLRELFEEYGEVSSAKVIMDRETGRSRGFGFVEMSDDTQGQKAIDELNQAEYDGKVINVNVAKPRTDRPAGGRGGFNRNGGGRDRRSNGGGRSFEKRF; translated from the coding sequence ATGAACATTTACATTTCAAATTTAAGTTACGACGTGAATGATAGTGACTTAAGAGAATTATTCGAAGAGTACGGTGAAGTTTCTTCAGCAAAAGTTATCATGGATAGAGAAACCGGAAGATCAAGAGGTTTCGGTTTCGTGGAAATGTCTGACGACACGCAAGGGCAAAAAGCTATTGATGAATTGAATCAAGCTGAGTACGATGGTAAGGTTATCAACGTGAACGTTGCAAAACCGAGAACCGATCGTCCGGCCGGTGGTCGTGGCGGTTTTAACCGTAATGGTGGCGGTCGTGATCGTCGCAGTAACGGTGGTGGCCGTAGTTTCGAGAAAAGATTCTAA
- a CDS encoding tetratricopeptide repeat protein, translating into MKTKLIICGLFCLLAATSVKAADNKVGIDLYESGMIGAAKAFFLDNLKQQREGVLQAETCYYLGECYLVLGLRDSAGIYYQKGIEFMPDYSYNRIGVVGLKLGKDVDGEELFKEVFTSKKDKKDAGVQLAIARAYLYAGNMTKAMEHVNQARELDAKSGLPYLVEGDILAAQGKVGEACAKYEMAAYFSPDCVGAYLKQARLYMSANRSLSLEKLDKAREESPEFCGIYCILGELYEMAGDSKAAADNYSKFIQSGYYDQDHLLRYAGILYFDKQYEKMLPVLQSVLKEKPEDLVAKRLYAYCLSKRENGEKCLEAIKHFIESTPEESQICQDYLCYAEQLTVKKEYNEAITYYKKALNADCKRQELLKDIADLFVKNRDLDSAVVYYQQYFDFVEEPAAEDLLKLGKCYYNLACQDSVPELQKEELIKADTLFKELSIQVPNSYVSYFWRARVNSMLDPETTKGLAKPYYEKVIEIGSVQPERYKRELIESYKYLGYYHYVIADAITTKNNGNPDPAKGEYGEAKSFFSKVLTLDAKDEVALKALESIKL; encoded by the coding sequence ATGAAAACGAAATTAATTATATGCGGATTATTTTGCTTGCTGGCAGCGACGAGCGTGAAGGCAGCAGACAATAAGGTCGGAATAGATCTTTATGAATCGGGAATGATCGGGGCTGCCAAGGCTTTTTTCCTCGATAATTTGAAGCAACAACGAGAGGGTGTTTTGCAAGCAGAAACCTGTTACTATCTGGGAGAATGTTATCTGGTGTTGGGACTTCGTGATTCTGCCGGGATATACTACCAGAAAGGGATAGAGTTTATGCCTGACTATTCTTACAACCGGATCGGGGTAGTTGGGTTGAAATTGGGGAAAGATGTGGACGGTGAAGAGTTGTTCAAAGAGGTGTTTACAAGCAAAAAAGACAAGAAAGATGCCGGCGTACAGTTGGCAATAGCCAGGGCATATTTGTATGCAGGTAATATGACAAAAGCAATGGAACACGTGAATCAGGCGAGAGAGTTGGATGCTAAAAGTGGGTTGCCGTACTTGGTGGAAGGAGATATTCTGGCTGCACAGGGGAAAGTTGGGGAGGCTTGTGCCAAATACGAAATGGCCGCTTATTTTAGTCCGGATTGTGTGGGAGCATACTTAAAACAGGCTCGCTTGTACATGTCGGCCAATCGTTCCTTATCGTTGGAAAAGTTGGATAAGGCCCGGGAAGAATCCCCGGAATTTTGTGGTATCTATTGTATATTAGGGGAACTGTATGAAATGGCCGGAGATAGTAAGGCTGCTGCAGATAATTATTCTAAATTTATTCAGTCAGGGTATTATGATCAGGATCATTTGTTGCGGTATGCCGGTATATTGTATTTCGATAAACAGTATGAAAAGATGTTGCCTGTACTTCAATCCGTGTTGAAAGAAAAGCCGGAAGATTTGGTGGCAAAACGTTTATATGCTTATTGCCTTTCTAAACGGGAGAATGGGGAAAAATGTCTGGAGGCTATAAAGCATTTTATAGAATCTACTCCTGAAGAGAGTCAGATTTGTCAGGATTATCTTTGTTACGCGGAACAGTTGACCGTGAAAAAAGAGTATAATGAGGCAATTACTTATTATAAAAAGGCATTGAATGCGGATTGCAAGCGTCAGGAGTTATTGAAAGATATTGCGGATCTTTTCGTGAAAAATAGAGATTTGGATTCGGCCGTGGTCTATTATCAGCAATATTTTGATTTTGTGGAGGAACCGGCCGCGGAAGATTTGTTGAAACTGGGGAAATGTTACTATAATCTGGCTTGCCAGGATTCGGTGCCGGAATTGCAAAAGGAAGAGCTGATAAAAGCAGATACTTTATTCAAAGAGTTAAGTATCCAAGTTCCTAATAGTTACGTGAGTTATTTTTGGCGGGCCCGGGTAAATTCCATGCTTGATCCGGAAACAACGAAGGGGTTGGCAAAACCATATTATGAGAAAGTGATAGAAATAGGATCAGTACAACCGGAACGTTATAAACGGGAACTGATAGAAAGTTATAAATACTTGGGATATTATCATTACGTGATTGCTGATGCTATTACCACAAAAAATAATGGGAATCCTGATCCGGCAAAAGGAGAATACGGGGAGGCAAAGTCATTTTTCTCTAAAGTATTAACGTTGGATGCCAAGGATGAGGTGGCACTGAAAGCTCTTGAGAGTATTAAGCTGTGA
- a CDS encoding alpha/beta hydrolase → MDTFYEEDILGEGFQRTTLSLRDDYEGSAVATLVRRLSDTGNGRSVLYIHGFNDYFFQREMAWRLNERGFHFYALDLRKYGRSWLSHQKFNDIRDIRAYFEEITLALQMIREEGSRITVLLGHSTGGLIATLYAKEHGDSSLFDGIILNSPFFDFNKSWFVKKCIPFASFVGGFLPGIKIAGGFTEQYGKFLHRESRGEWEYNLAWKPHVAPRINLGWVRAIHRAQRELRQPFEVRKPVLVLHSERSVSSFSDEEQVQSRDAILNVRDIQQVARNIRGQVEIVSVLGGLHDLVLSCKEVRGKVYQIMFDWLVRQNGTNDRNCPG, encoded by the coding sequence ATGGACACTTTTTACGAGGAAGATATATTGGGAGAGGGGTTTCAACGAACGACACTTTCTTTACGGGATGATTACGAGGGATCGGCGGTTGCCACGCTTGTTCGCCGTTTGTCGGATACGGGAAACGGTCGGTCGGTGCTTTATATTCACGGTTTTAATGATTATTTTTTCCAGCGGGAGATGGCTTGGCGTTTGAATGAACGGGGTTTCCATTTTTATGCGCTGGATTTACGAAAATACGGGCGTTCATGGTTATCTCATCAAAAGTTTAATGACATCCGGGATATTCGGGCTTATTTCGAGGAGATCACACTCGCTTTGCAAATGATCCGGGAGGAGGGAAGCCGGATAACCGTTTTGTTAGGACATTCCACGGGCGGGTTGATTGCCACGCTTTACGCTAAAGAACACGGGGATAGTTCTCTTTTTGACGGTATCATATTGAACAGTCCTTTCTTTGATTTTAATAAAAGTTGGTTTGTGAAGAAGTGTATCCCGTTTGCCTCGTTCGTGGGAGGTTTTTTACCGGGGATAAAGATTGCCGGAGGATTCACGGAGCAATATGGTAAATTCCTACACCGGGAGAGTCGGGGTGAGTGGGAGTATAACTTGGCTTGGAAACCGCATGTTGCGCCCCGGATTAATTTGGGATGGGTTCGGGCTATTCATAGAGCACAACGGGAGTTGAGGCAGCCTTTTGAAGTACGAAAACCCGTGCTGGTTTTACATTCGGAGAGGTCTGTCTCGAGTTTCTCGGACGAGGAACAAGTGCAGTCCCGCGATGCTATATTGAATGTGAGAGACATTCAGCAGGTAGCACGGAATATCCGGGGGCAGGTGGAGATCGTGTCGGTCTTGGGTGGTCTGCACGATTTGGTCCTATCCTGCAAGGAGGTCCGGGGAAAGGTCTACCAGATCATGTTTGACTGGCTGGTGCGTCAGAACGGGACGAATGATCGTAATTGTCCGGGTTAA
- a CDS encoding energy transducer TonB: MAKDINVNSVEWCDLIFEGKNKDYGAYELRKHSPRRHLTAYVVIIGCVVLAMVLPAFVRFLTPVKAQEKMVTVTELSDLKMDLPEVKEENKIVAVNVPPPPTLKTTIKFTAPVIKKDEEVREEDEIKTQDEVNQAKAAISVADVKGNDEENGKDIADLEDHKLIVASEDEVFQVVEQAPEYPGGMAALMKWIGKEIKYPSIAQEMNIEGRVIVQFVIGRDGSVRDVQVLRTVDPTLDKEAVRVVKAMRKWIPGRQRGEPVSVRFTLPITFKLQQ; the protein is encoded by the coding sequence ATGGCAAAGGATATAAATGTAAATTCGGTAGAGTGGTGTGATCTGATATTCGAAGGAAAGAATAAGGATTATGGGGCTTACGAGTTGCGTAAACACTCTCCCCGGCGTCACTTGACGGCCTATGTCGTGATTATAGGTTGTGTGGTTCTGGCAATGGTTCTTCCGGCTTTTGTTCGTTTCCTGACACCCGTTAAGGCGCAGGAAAAGATGGTTACGGTGACGGAATTGTCTGATTTGAAGATGGATTTGCCGGAGGTGAAGGAAGAGAACAAGATCGTGGCGGTGAATGTTCCGCCGCCACCGACGTTGAAGACAACGATTAAGTTCACGGCTCCCGTGATTAAGAAAGATGAAGAGGTTCGTGAGGAAGACGAGATTAAAACACAGGATGAGGTGAACCAGGCGAAAGCGGCGATTTCCGTGGCGGACGTGAAGGGTAATGACGAGGAAAACGGTAAGGATATTGCTGATCTGGAAGACCATAAATTGATCGTGGCAAGTGAAGATGAGGTCTTTCAAGTGGTGGAACAAGCTCCCGAATATCCGGGAGGTATGGCTGCCTTGATGAAATGGATCGGTAAAGAGATCAAGTATCCTTCTATTGCCCAAGAAATGAATATAGAGGGAAGAGTAATCGTACAATTCGTGATCGGACGGGACGGGTCGGTACGTGATGTACAAGTGTTGCGTACGGTCGACCCGACGCTGGATAAAGAAGCCGTTCGCGTGGTAAAGGCCATGCGTAAATGGATTCCCGGAAGACAGCGGGGTGAACCGGTTTCCGTGCGGTTCACTTTACCGATCACGTTTAAATTACAACAATAA
- a CDS encoding ExbD/TolR family protein, producing the protein MAEIQQKDSGERKKGKQKKFSIRVDFTPMVDMNMLLITFFMLCTSMSKPQTMEISMPRKDLLNEQEQNKVKASKAMTILLGKEGRVYYYMGEPDYENPDMVQETDFSPNGLRAILLGRNQVVMQKIRELKQKKANLEISNEEYLKEAAEIRKDKDSPVILIKATDFANYKNLIDVLDEMQICNIGRYAIMDITPGDLRLLQDKTHDGYADDLKEVIEYRELKQ; encoded by the coding sequence ATGGCAGAAATACAACAAAAGGATAGCGGGGAACGCAAGAAAGGGAAACAGAAGAAATTCAGTATCCGGGTGGATTTTACGCCTATGGTGGATATGAATATGTTGTTGATTACTTTCTTTATGCTCTGCACGTCCATGAGTAAACCCCAGACAATGGAAATCAGTATGCCGAGGAAAGATTTGTTGAATGAGCAGGAGCAGAACAAGGTGAAGGCTTCCAAGGCAATGACTATTTTGTTGGGTAAGGAGGGGAGAGTGTACTATTATATGGGAGAGCCGGACTACGAGAATCCCGATATGGTGCAGGAAACCGATTTTTCCCCGAACGGTTTGCGTGCAATCTTGTTAGGACGTAATCAGGTGGTGATGCAGAAGATCCGGGAGTTGAAACAAAAGAAAGCAAACTTGGAGATCTCGAACGAGGAATACCTGAAAGAGGCTGCCGAGATCAGAAAAGATAAGGATTCTCCCGTTATATTGATCAAGGCTACCGATTTTGCGAATTACAAAAATTTGATTGATGTGCTCGATGAGATGCAGATATGTAATATCGGACGGTACGCGATCATGGATATAACTCCGGGGGATTTGCGATTGTTACAGGATAAGACACACGACGGGTATGCCGATGATTTGAAAGAAGTCATCGAGTACCGGGAGTTAAAACAATAA
- a CDS encoding MotA/TolQ/ExbB proton channel family protein: MKKTATKQGTRRSLGISAFPIIILCFILAMVIYHFVYGNPANFINNDPNNHPIQGNLLGTIYKGGIIVPVIQTLLFTVLTLSVERLIALKRAKGKKNLQQFVTKVKSDLEEGNIEAVRQACDEQKGTVANVIKASLSTYSQVSVCDTLSKEEKQLAVRKDLEEATMLELPTMEQNLGVIATITTLGTLMGLLGTVIGMIKSFAALSSAGGTDSIALSTGISEALVNTAFGIATGACAVIAYNFFTSKIDGITHSIDEIGAYLVQSFTIKQR; encoded by the coding sequence ATGAAAAAGACAGCAACAAAACAAGGAACAAGAAGAAGTTTAGGTATTTCTGCATTTCCGATAATCATTCTGTGTTTTATACTGGCAATGGTTATTTATCATTTCGTGTATGGTAATCCGGCTAATTTTATTAATAATGACCCGAATAATCATCCTATTCAGGGAAATTTGCTAGGTACGATTTATAAAGGGGGGATCATCGTTCCGGTTATCCAGACCTTGTTATTTACGGTATTGACTTTAAGCGTGGAGCGGTTGATTGCCTTAAAAAGAGCAAAAGGAAAGAAGAATTTGCAACAATTCGTGACGAAGGTGAAGAGTGATCTTGAGGAGGGGAATATTGAGGCTGTTCGCCAAGCTTGTGACGAACAGAAAGGAACCGTGGCAAACGTGATTAAAGCATCGCTTTCTACTTATTCACAGGTGTCAGTTTGTGACACGTTGTCGAAAGAAGAGAAACAGTTGGCAGTACGGAAAGATCTGGAAGAGGCTACCATGCTTGAGTTGCCTACGATGGAACAGAATCTGGGGGTAATAGCCACGATCACGACTTTAGGGACGTTGATGGGATTGCTCGGAACTGTAATCGGGATGATCAAGTCTTTCGCGGCATTATCTTCTGCCGGGGGAACGGATTCTATTGCCCTTTCTACCGGTATTTCGGAGGCTCTTGTGAACACGGCTTTCGGTATTGCAACCGGGGCGTGTGCTGTGATTGCTTACAATTTCTTCACTAGTAAGATAGACGGGATCACGCATAGTATTGACGAGATCGGGGCTTACTTGGTACAGAGTTTCACGATTAAACAACGCTAG
- the pgl gene encoding 6-phosphogluconolactonase yields MKIEVYKTAEETLRSMTETLITVIKKSKSKPFHIALSGGSTAQQLFKLWVKEYRNNIPWDILRFYWVDERCVSPEDDESNFKHAERLLFMPLDIPQNHIHRIWGEQEPKVEAERYSEMVKWELPGYSNMPRFDCTILGIGADGHVASIFSDSMNLLTDQRIYAVSHHPKTGQQRITMTGTVILKSSAILIPVIGSDKQEIMEHLVQKQGVYPASYIFSHASTATLFTDRVTE; encoded by the coding sequence ATGAAAATAGAAGTATATAAAACTGCCGAAGAAACATTGCGTTCAATGACCGAAACTTTGATAACGGTGATTAAAAAAAGCAAATCGAAACCTTTTCATATCGCCCTGTCCGGAGGTTCCACGGCGCAACAACTTTTCAAATTATGGGTAAAAGAATACCGGAATAATATCCCTTGGGACATTCTTCGCTTTTACTGGGTAGACGAACGATGCGTGTCGCCGGAAGACGACGAGAGCAATTTCAAACATGCCGAACGCCTTCTTTTCATGCCTCTGGATATTCCTCAAAATCACATTCATCGCATTTGGGGAGAACAAGAACCTAAAGTTGAAGCTGAACGATATTCGGAAATGGTAAAATGGGAACTCCCCGGCTACTCGAATATGCCCCGTTTCGACTGCACGATACTGGGCATTGGGGCTGATGGACACGTGGCCTCCATATTCAGTGATTCGATGAATCTACTGACCGACCAACGAATTTATGCGGTTTCACACCACCCGAAGACCGGACAACAAAGAATTACAATGACAGGGACCGTAATTTTAAAAAGTTCGGCTATATTAATCCCCGTCATCGGATCTGATAAACAAGAAATCATGGAACATCTCGTGCAGAAACAAGGAGTATACCCGGCGTCCTATATCTTCTCTCATGCATCAACAGCAACCCTCTTCACAGATCGGGTTACAGAATAA
- a CDS encoding MATE family efflux transporter, protein MNFTSKQIWLINYPVMMSVLVEQLINITDAIFLGHVGETELGASAIAGMYYLSLYILGFGFSLGLQVMIARRNGEQRPAETGKVFFQGLFFLTTLAVTLFGLSKIFTPFILQRLLTSPEIYEAVIQYLDWRTFGLLFAFPMLAFRAFFVGITKTRILTVSAVTLASMNVLLNYLLIFGTGKIPALGISGAAIASTISELGGLLVLVSYTRFKIDKQHYGLFAIFNKRLMGQLFRLSVWSMMHSFISVAPWFLFFILIEHLGTTQLAIANIIRSISTIFFVIVSSFSTTTGSLVSNLAGAGERKQIMPLCRKIIRLGYILGTPLIAIALLFPHTVMGIYTPDKQLVQLAFWPFVVMLSNYILSLPAHVFCNAVSGTGATRAAFIYQCITIIIYLVYLSSINRIGEVPLAVYWTSEHLYVLLLFLFSWFHLKRTNEKIVKL, encoded by the coding sequence ATGAATTTTACAAGCAAACAAATCTGGCTCATCAACTATCCAGTGATGATGAGCGTGTTAGTCGAACAATTAATAAATATCACGGATGCCATATTCCTCGGACATGTCGGAGAAACAGAACTAGGAGCCTCCGCCATAGCAGGAATGTACTACCTTTCCCTTTACATACTGGGATTCGGGTTCAGTCTCGGCTTGCAAGTAATGATAGCCCGCCGAAACGGTGAACAACGTCCTGCGGAAACGGGAAAAGTGTTCTTCCAAGGATTATTTTTTCTGACCACGCTCGCCGTCACGCTCTTCGGCCTGTCTAAAATATTCACTCCATTCATTCTACAACGATTACTGACTTCCCCGGAAATATACGAGGCTGTTATACAATATCTGGACTGGCGAACTTTCGGCCTGCTTTTCGCCTTTCCGATGCTGGCCTTCCGGGCATTTTTCGTGGGAATCACCAAAACCCGTATACTCACCGTCTCTGCCGTCACTCTAGCAAGTATGAACGTGTTACTGAACTATCTGCTGATTTTCGGTACCGGGAAGATTCCTGCCTTGGGCATATCAGGTGCCGCCATAGCATCCACGATCTCCGAACTGGGAGGATTACTCGTGCTGGTCAGCTATACTCGTTTCAAAATAGACAAACAACATTACGGTCTCTTCGCCATTTTTAACAAACGACTCATGGGACAACTTTTCCGCCTCTCCGTCTGGAGCATGATGCACTCCTTTATCAGTGTGGCACCCTGGTTCCTTTTCTTTATTCTCATCGAGCATCTCGGTACCACGCAACTAGCAATTGCCAATATCATCCGAAGTATATCCACGATCTTCTTCGTCATCGTGAGTTCCTTTTCCACCACCACGGGATCACTCGTCAGTAACTTGGCGGGAGCCGGGGAAAGAAAACAAATCATGCCCTTGTGTCGGAAAATCATTCGTCTCGGCTACATTCTTGGCACCCCGTTAATCGCGATTGCCCTGTTATTTCCCCACACGGTCATGGGCATTTACACCCCGGACAAGCAACTCGTGCAATTAGCTTTCTGGCCCTTTGTTGTTATGTTATCAAATTACATTCTCTCCCTTCCCGCACACGTATTCTGTAACGCAGTATCAGGAACAGGGGCTACCCGTGCTGCATTCATCTATCAATGTATCACGATCATCATATATCTTGTTTACCTCTCTTCTATCAACCGGATCGGAGAAGTCCCGCTAGCGGTGTACTGGACATCGGAACATCTTTACGTACTCCTTCTTTTTCTTTTTTCATGGTTTCACCTGAAAAGAACAAACGAAAAAATCGTGAAACTATAA
- a CDS encoding PstS family phosphate ABC transporter substrate-binding protein, with the protein MNIRIGFWLLCLISLVACKGKTSGVQDTLFSGVIRVAVDETLSPLAEEEIAVFEAQYNQTGIVPIYTSEVDAITLLLCDSVRWVLATRPLSGDELESFHSNKFFPESIKIATDGVALIVNRQNADSIFNVSTLKKIFSGEITRWNQLSADSKLGEIQVVFDHRNSSTVRYVLDSICGRGNLSDRCHAAGTNRDVIEYVTRTPGAMGVIGVNWISDEQDSLCRDFRKEIQVARISRAELPTYGNSYQPYQYYLYTGQYPLSRDIYILLNDPRSALPTGLTSFFAGARGQRIILKAGLLPATMPVNIVNVRDQL; encoded by the coding sequence ATGAATATTCGAATCGGCTTTTGGCTGTTATGCCTGATCTCCCTTGTGGCTTGTAAAGGGAAAACTTCAGGAGTACAAGATACCTTGTTTAGCGGGGTAATTCGAGTTGCAGTCGACGAAACGCTGTCTCCCTTGGCCGAGGAAGAGATTGCAGTTTTTGAAGCGCAATATAATCAGACAGGTATCGTCCCGATATATACGAGTGAAGTGGATGCAATAACCCTGTTGTTATGCGACAGCGTGCGCTGGGTGTTGGCCACACGCCCTTTATCGGGGGACGAATTAGAGTCATTCCACAGCAATAAGTTTTTTCCGGAGTCCATCAAGATAGCTACTGATGGTGTTGCTTTGATTGTAAACAGGCAAAATGCCGATTCGATATTTAACGTGAGTACTTTAAAGAAAATATTTTCCGGTGAGATAACACGTTGGAACCAATTGTCGGCGGACTCGAAATTGGGAGAAATACAAGTCGTGTTTGACCACCGGAATTCCAGCACAGTACGTTACGTGCTGGATTCGATATGCGGGCGGGGTAACTTGTCTGATCGATGTCATGCCGCCGGAACGAATCGGGATGTCATCGAGTATGTTACTCGAACTCCCGGTGCTATGGGGGTAATCGGGGTCAATTGGATTAGTGACGAACAGGATTCTTTATGCCGGGATTTTCGAAAAGAAATACAGGTGGCACGGATCAGTCGTGCGGAGTTACCTACTTACGGGAATAGTTACCAGCCTTACCAGTATTACCTCTACACGGGGCAATATCCATTATCTCGTGATATATACATTTTACTGAATGATCCCCGGAGCGCGCTTCCAACCGGGTTAACCTCCTTTTTTGCAGGAGCAAGAGGACAGCGAATCATATTGAAAGCCGGATTGTTACCTGCCACGATGCCCGTGAATATCGTGAACGTGAGGGACCAACTTTAA
- a CDS encoding ExbD/TolR family protein — MSQKIKKKSTFIDMTAMSDVTVLLLTFFMLTSTFIQKEPVQVNPPQSVSEIKIPESNIVSILVEPTGKVFMGLDKPQDRIEVLKKMGESYQIEFSDQELKKFSLCNSFGVPIQGMKQFLALSSEEQDKVIMNYGIPCDSTNNQFKSWMQFAREVNKDLVIAIKADQKTPYPLIKDIMATLQDLRENRYNLITSLRNMPEV; from the coding sequence ATGAGTCAGAAAATTAAAAAGAAATCAACGTTCATCGACATGACGGCCATGAGCGACGTGACGGTACTGTTGTTGACGTTTTTCATGCTGACTTCCACGTTTATCCAGAAAGAACCGGTGCAGGTGAACCCGCCGCAGTCGGTTTCCGAGATCAAGATTCCCGAATCAAATATCGTCTCTATTTTAGTCGAGCCAACGGGAAAGGTGTTCATGGGACTGGATAAACCACAGGATCGTATCGAGGTGTTGAAAAAGATGGGAGAGAGTTATCAGATTGAATTTTCGGATCAGGAATTGAAAAAATTCAGTCTGTGTAATTCATTCGGGGTGCCTATTCAGGGAATGAAACAATTCTTGGCATTATCATCGGAAGAACAGGATAAAGTGATCATGAATTATGGAATTCCTTGTGATAGCACGAATAACCAGTTTAAATCGTGGATGCAATTTGCCCGGGAGGTGAACAAGGACTTGGTGATCGCTATCAAGGCGGATCAGAAAACTCCTTACCCGTTGATTAAGGATATTATGGCAACGTTGCAGGATCTGCGAGAGAATCGTTATAACTTGATTACTTCGTTGCGTAATATGCCGGAGGTATGA
- a CDS encoding MATE family efflux transporter — protein MRINSLYYKQNINIAFPIMLSLAGQAIVQMADNIMVGQLGAPELAAVSLAGAIIMNTMVVGMGIATGLTPLVGQAHALDDKERIAGFFQNSLLLNTTVSLVLTLFLFMLMPYLSMMGQPAEVVELCKGYYILTSFSVIPFILFMTFKQYMEGIGNTKVAMVITISCNLMNIFLNYIFIYGKFGAPFLGVAGAGLATLISRLMMPIAFFLYIHRSQIYSPVFRFFQFSNTSRRKIKQLLQVGYPIAGQMVVEFLSLSLITVMMGWLGTIALAANQIVMSMISLTFMISSGIAGASTILVSHEFGRGNIGKMRRYAHASLRLAVIFMAGAAVIYALFGAPIASIFTPDPDVIKVARNLFFVVAVFEIFDGLQVTALGALRGITDVQRPMIYALVSYLFVAVPLAYIAGILLDFGAPGLLSGFCGGLMFAATLFIRRFNKSVKNIRLRRVTNL, from the coding sequence ATGAGAATTAACTCACTGTATTACAAACAGAACATCAACATAGCCTTCCCGATCATGTTATCATTAGCCGGTCAGGCGATCGTACAAATGGCTGATAACATCATGGTAGGACAACTCGGAGCCCCGGAATTGGCAGCCGTGTCATTAGCGGGAGCAATTATCATGAACACGATGGTTGTCGGCATGGGTATTGCCACCGGCCTAACCCCACTTGTGGGCCAAGCTCATGCGCTTGATGATAAAGAACGTATAGCCGGATTTTTCCAAAATTCACTTCTACTGAACACAACCGTGTCACTCGTACTCACCCTTTTCTTGTTCATGCTCATGCCCTACCTTTCCATGATGGGACAACCCGCAGAAGTTGTAGAATTATGCAAAGGATATTATATCCTGACCTCATTCTCGGTCATCCCGTTCATCCTGTTCATGACATTTAAACAATACATGGAAGGAATTGGAAACACGAAGGTAGCCATGGTGATCACGATTTCATGCAATTTGATGAATATTTTCCTGAACTACATATTTATATATGGTAAATTCGGTGCGCCATTTCTTGGGGTAGCGGGTGCGGGACTAGCGACATTAATCTCCCGCCTGATGATGCCTATTGCTTTTTTTCTTTACATCCATCGTTCCCAAATATACAGTCCCGTATTTCGTTTTTTTCAATTTAGCAACACGAGCCGTCGGAAAATCAAACAACTATTACAAGTCGGCTACCCCATAGCCGGACAAATGGTCGTGGAATTTCTATCCCTCAGCCTCATCACCGTAATGATGGGATGGTTAGGCACCATTGCCCTTGCGGCAAATCAAATTGTCATGTCCATGATTTCACTTACATTCATGATCTCCAGCGGAATCGCCGGAGCCTCTACCATACTCGTCAGTCATGAATTCGGGCGGGGAAATATCGGGAAAATGCGTCGTTACGCCCATGCTTCTCTCCGCCTTGCCGTTATTTTCATGGCCGGAGCAGCCGTGATCTACGCCCTTTTCGGGGCCCCCATCGCATCCATTTTCACCCCTGATCCCGACGTGATAAAAGTGGCTCGCAACCTATTCTTCGTGGTTGCCGTGTTTGAAATCTTCGATGGATTACAAGTAACCGCACTCGGAGCCTTACGAGGCATCACTGACGTGCAGCGCCCCATGATCTATGCTCTCGTCTCCTATCTATTTGTCGCCGTACCGCTAGCATATATTGCCGGAATCCTGCTCGACTTCGGGGCTCCCGGACTACTCTCCGGATTCTGTGGCGGCCTCATGTTCGCTGCCACCCTCTTCATCCGTAGATTCAATAAATCTGTGAAAAACATTCGCCTGCGGCGAGTTACAAACTTATAG